The genomic DNA ACAGGAGGAGAAGGAAGTTATATTCATTCTTCCCTAAATGAACAAGTTTCCTCACCTTTTTGTCCACCACAATGACCCAGACATCCTTTAGACAACTTTCAAATGCTCGCAGCTCAGTGAAACTCACATCTTCGTCTCTACCACTCATTCTCCTGAGAGTAATATGAATGAAGAAATGTCAAAGTTCATACACATGTAACCCTGAATGATTCTGAAATGTAGTAAACGAGACGAGGCATACATACCTGAGCAGGTTTCGTAATCTCATGACTTCCTCCCGCAACTGCAAGCAACCAAGAACATAGATATAAACTATACCATTTTGATGATAAATTGTGTTGCAAAAATAGGACATAAGGaagtgatatatatgtatacctCTGCTTCTTCATTATCTTGATCCTCTTCAGAGCCACATCCGTATCTACAAGGAATCAAAAGGTTAAGGCAGTAGGTATACTATGATTGCTTGGCTATAATGATCAAAACGTTCTCTGTTTCCAATTCTAATTATGTTGGAGAGTTGAGTTTACGGCTAAATCAATCGTGAGTGATATAATCTGAACAAGTTATTATAATCATGTTGCATCACTTTCTTCCGAGATCCCAACAAAGCCCAGTAACAAAATATATCCCTTAATCCAGAAACCTAAGAATCgagtttttgttaattttgtcaTATCCCGATTACTTAATAAGACCTAAATTCCAACGAAACTACAAAACCCTAGAATTAATATAGCCCTTAATGGTTCaaaattgttctttttattttattttattttaatggttttggttatattcttGTTATAACGTCTTTATCACTTTCTATACAGTCGATAGGTTCTTTCTCTATGCTATCTCTCTAGGTAACACCAGTAAACTAGGAAACGTCCTCTCTAAAATCTCCTTTTAATGGTGAAATCACACAAGCGAGTGTTAACGTTTAAGTCAAGCTTCACGTTTTTTCCTTGTAGATAGATTTTCTTCATATATTCCCATCCCTTAGGGCATTTCCACTAGGGAGTGCTCATCCAAATACTCttcaataaaaaattaatacagagaagaaagagagagaagaagagaagagaggaactCATACTCTGATTGCTGAAGGAGGAACCGTTTTTCAGAAAATACTAATATGTGTCATTTAATTAATggttaatattaataaaaaataataaatatataaatataattaaaataataatttttttaaaaaagcaactGTCTAAGGTTGCTCCTGTTAATGATGGTCTTACCATCGGGATCTCGGATAATACGATCATCTCTACCAAAATCATCATACAAAGAGCTTTCTTTTGGGTGGAATCTTGTAATCAATGCACTTCAATTCTAGCTTCTTCGCCGGTTCTCTATAGTGTGATGTCTCTGCCGCCCAATCGGTCCCTAGCTAACGGGATGATATGAACGAAAACGGTTTTCCGTTTCATGCGActtcaaacaatatataaatcgTGTTAATTTGATGATGTTGTGAAAATTTATTTGACATGACCTATAAACATAGTTATAAACTTTTATTACTCCATGTATTTGATCGTTTATATGGTTTTATGTCTTATTTAATTAGTGGTAATCACTATTTCGTTTGATAAATGAATTTTGTTCGCAAACATTCAAATTTGAGATCATATAAAAATTCACAGcggcaaaaaaaatgaacatacagtatatatttgaaattaaagataaattacTAGAAATTTATATGCTTTTATTTTCTaggctttttaaaaaaaaaaactatagttttttCAGGCAAAACTTTGGTTACCTATgcacaaaattaataattcttaAACCGAAGTTTCGAACAGACTCGACCCGAACACTCCACTGGCTTTAAATACGGACAAAACATATtgactccatttttttttaaaacattttactttaatttattaaaattgcaACACTCCGATTACACATACACTCCAATTATTTTGTATAGTCGCATATAATTGTATAAGCATTGTACGAACGGATCAGTTTATCCCACAATTATTGGGATCCTAAGATTAATTTtgcattataaacaaaaaaaaaacttaaaaaacatgaatcaaattcaatattttGTGCTTTTGACAACGAGGACATACATTGCCATTATTAATAACccatcaatacaaaaaaaaaaaaaaaaaaaNNNNNNNNNNNNNNNNNNNNNNNNNNNNNNNNNNNNNNNNNNNNNNNAGGTATAAGAAGAAAAGGCATCAAATGCTTTATTATTGGGATTCGCACTGTTTACTAAATTCCACGATCTGCCAACcatctcttatttttatttacttctcattttttttttcttctaattttgtaataaattccaaacaattgaaaaaaatatgaatatgttCTTTAAGTCTTATCTCCCTTCAATTAGGAAGAGAATCTTTATTTGTATTCCCATTTTTGCATTacagtcaaaaaaaaaaaaaaaaaaaatcctcttttgtttttctcattttaCATACAATTTCATTCCTTTAGTGTTGGAAAATAGTAAATCCTGTAGATTTTAATTTGAGTTTATCTTTTATAAGTAGTTTATAGTATTTTTCTCCATGAAATTTTGGTGAAAAgtcataaagtttttttttttttcccattatATGTCTAAAAAAAACATCCTCCATTGGCATAGAAGCTGAGAAGGCTGCTGTCAAATacagagaggagaagagaaaaacaaaaaaaaacccaaaagcaattccacaaactaaaaaaaaaaaaaaaaaaaaaaaaaaagttgtgatttggtaaacaaaagatcaattttttggtttcttcgtttgaaattaacaaacaaacaaaataaaagacttgGGATTGAGAAGGTGAAGaagtttcaagcttttttttttagctctcTTCCATGGCGTAAGATGATTCACTTCCTCAAAGTTTGTATCTTTTTTAACATCTGATCAAAGGAGGGTTTCGGGttttgcttttggatttgaaGGGTTTGCTTTCTGATtgttaaagtttcaatcttttttttttagttgtgaAATTTGGGTTTAGATGGTGTGAAGGGGTTTATAgggtttgtgtgtttgattaTGTGGATGGCTACTCGATCTAATTCTGGGTTCGAGTCTTTGAATTCTATGATGAGCCGTCACGCTTTTAATTTCCAAACTAACAACTCTTCTGAGATGATTCCTATGGGTCCTTACTTGGGGATGAGTATGATCAATGCTGCTACTTCTCCTGGAAGTTCTTCGAATCCTCTTGATTTAGTTTCTGGTCCCAAGCNNNNNNNNNNNNNNNNNNNNNNNNNNNNNNNNNNNNNNNNNNNNNNNNNNNNNNNNNNNNNNNNNNNNNNNNNNNNNNNNNNNNNNNNNNNNNNNNNNNNNNNNNNNNNNNNNNNNNNNNNNNNNNNNNNNNNNNNNNNNNNNNNNNNNNNNNNNNNNNNNNNNNNNNNNNNNNNNNNNNNNNNNNNNNNNNNNNNNNNNNNNNNNNNNNNNNNNNNNNNNNNNNNNNNNNNNNNNNNNNNNNNNNNNNNNNNNNNNNNNNNNNNNNNNNNNNNNNNNNNNNNNNNNNNNNNNNNNNNNNNNNNNNNNNNNNNNNNNNNNNNNNNNNNNNNNNNNNNNNNNNNNNNNNNNNNNNNNNNNNNNNNNNNNNNNNNNNNNNNNNNNNNNNNNNNNNNNNNNNNNNNNNNNNNNNNNNNNNNNNNNNNNNNNNNNNNNNNNNNNNNNNNNNNNNNNNNNNNNNNNNNNNNNNNNNNNNNNNNNNNNNNNNNNNNNNNNNNNNNNNNNNNNNNNNNNNNNNNNNNNNNNNNNNNNNNNNNNNNNNNNNNNNNNNNNNNNNNNNNNNNNNNNNNNNNNNNNNNNNNNNNNNNNNNNNNNNNNNNNNNNNNNNNNNNNNNNNNNNNNNNNNNNNNNNNNNNNNNNNNNNNNNNNNNNNNNNNNNNNNNNNNNNNNNNNNNNNNNNNNNNNNNNNNNNNNNNNNNNNNNNNNNNNNNNNNNNNNNNNNNNNNNNNNNNNNNNNNNNNNNGTAGCTTTGTTGTGACCATTTTGCTGCAGTCATGTAGTTCTAAGCTTATACCATGCTATATGTGtgtatcaaagaaaaatgatacTCGGGGAACAGTTTCTATATGTTCCATTTCATACATATAATAGAGCATACATAGATTCCTAAACTTAAACTAAACTAGACAGAATGAAATGGTTTTCCCGTAGGATGGAATTTTGGGTTGTCGTTTGAGTTGTATTACTTGAGTTCTTGGGATGAGATTATGGGAGATAACAGTCTTTGAAGTTGGAGTTTTGATATActgaatgtatttttttttttttttgccacagagaaagagaagaaaatcagAAGAATTTAATTgtggaagaagaacaagttCTAGCAAGGTATGTTGTTGATTCTTGCCATTTGCTCAATTTGATGAGTGAGTTGAACAACAATTGAAAGCGACTTTGATATCTTTTGATAAGTTGAGGTTTTTAGTCCTAAGGTGCTTTCTAAAAAGATTTATATTTCTTCAGGACAAGCAGGTGGAATCGTCTTCTAAGTCGAGCATACCCTCTGTTTTGCCTCATAACATGGCTTCGTACCCTTTCTCAATGCCCTCTACAAGCTCCAGTAAACAAATTACATGTGAAGGTTAACTTCTATCTTTTATCTGAGAGATTTCCATCCGAATTTGCATACTCCAGGTCTTTATGACATACATCTAGTAAAGGAGTATAATGCCTCTGTATGTTTACATCGTGACACTCTATTGAAGTCCTCTCTCTGATCCTCTTACCTTGTAAAGATGATTCCTTTAAGCTCTCTTGCATATGGATTTTGGTTGAAGTGGCAGTAAACTTTAGTCTTGCCTATTTTTCCTTACtgattctttcatttttctgtcTCAGATTTAAGTGGTTATGCAAGAAATCTCTTAGACCAGAATGTTCGAGCTTTTAGTCAAATTAGAGCTAATCTCTCCTCGTATAATGTAAGTTCTAGATTACATTGTTCAAAGGAATGCAAATGTGTTATTGGCTTCTTGCTACCGCTCTGTCCTGATAATTGCACACAGGTAGAGGATAACCTAGATCTCTTTCGTCAGGCAAGGAACAACCTTATCACCATCCAAGATGAgtaagttgatattttttaacattttctgtAACTTGGGTGGAGCTTGGTGTACTGATATCTTTGATTTGGCAGCATGAAAAATATGCCTTGCTTGATGGCACCATTGCCCACAATCAATGATGATCTCTCGGTGAGTAATTCAACTTTGATAAGTTAATAGGCTGCTCACTTTTGCATCACCCTTTTGCTTGTTTACTTTTGACCTTACTGTAGTTCGACTTCTAACCCCAGATCTCTGGTCTAAGGGCTCAAAGTATAGAATTATTGTGCTCCTAATTAGCTGAGTGTCTTAAGACCacttttttcaatgtttttgtttgaagaGATTAGTCTATTAAGAGTACATAGAGCCTATAATAGTTGAGTAGGTTTAGTCATTTTCATGTCATTTTTTCAATGGGTTTTGGTTAGGTTCGTGTACCCGTGCTGTTAGTTTTACctgaccttgacttttgtttCCTTGATTTGTATCAGGTGTTGTCATTCAACTCAATGCAAAGTGATGGCTTCCACTCGAAGCAGGAGCCTTTGGGGTGACATAAGGAAATCATCTGGTTTCCCTTAATTATCTGTAAATTATCTTGAAGAAGCTGGAGGAGACACAAAAAAAGCTCATCACATGTTGGGAAGTTT from Camelina sativa cultivar DH55 chromosome 7, Cs, whole genome shotgun sequence includes the following:
- the LOC104701413 gene encoding uncharacterized protein LOC104701413 (The sequence of the model RefSeq protein was modified relative to this genomic sequence to represent the inferred CDS: added 167 bases not found in genome assembly), with translation MWMATRSNSGFESLNSMMSRHAFNFQTNNSSEMIPMGPYLGMSMINAATSPGSSSNPLDLVSGPKLDTSMVSEWSTEEQYKLEDGLEKYKDKPNIMKYIKIASTLPNKSVRDVALRCRWMTRKRRKSEEFNCGRRTSSSKDKQVESSSKSSIPSVLPHNMASYPFSMPSTSSSKQITCEDLSGYARNLLDQNVRAFSQIRANLSSYNVEDNLDLFRQARNNLITIQDDMKNMPCLMAPLPTINDDLSVLSFNSMQSDGFHSKQEPLG